A part of Microbacterium atlanticum genomic DNA contains:
- a CDS encoding TetR/AcrR family transcriptional regulator, which produces MSTSPSPRRRDAVAKAAAIEAAAVDLVLERGYEAVTVDMICARAGVSQRTFFNHFKTKDMALIGPGAPTVDERAARSFIVSTGPLLREATQLIRIDAGAMASDPGLLARRIRAVGTNPVLMARQMERLSAIEHELREIIQLRLQTQYPGENAEDLADQADIVTHLLAGVMRYIGQSWARQVESGETPAIDPTAIGDALDRAVGKLG; this is translated from the coding sequence ATGTCCACGTCACCGAGTCCCCGCCGTCGCGACGCCGTCGCGAAGGCGGCGGCGATCGAGGCCGCCGCGGTGGATCTCGTGCTCGAGCGCGGCTACGAGGCCGTGACGGTGGACATGATCTGCGCTCGTGCCGGCGTGAGTCAGCGGACGTTCTTCAACCACTTCAAGACGAAGGACATGGCGCTCATCGGTCCGGGCGCGCCGACGGTCGACGAGCGTGCGGCCCGCTCGTTCATCGTGTCGACGGGACCGCTGCTGCGCGAAGCGACGCAGCTCATCCGCATCGACGCGGGCGCGATGGCGAGCGACCCGGGGCTCCTCGCCCGCCGCATCCGGGCGGTGGGCACCAACCCTGTGCTGATGGCCCGGCAGATGGAGCGTCTCTCTGCCATCGAGCACGAGCTGCGAGAGATCATCCAGTTGCGGCTGCAGACCCAGTACCCCGGCGAGAACGCGGAAGATCTCGCCGACCAGGCCGACATCGTCACGCACCTCCTCGCCGGGGTCATGCGCTACATCGGCCAGTCGTGGGCGCGTCAGGTGGAGTCCGGCGAGACGCCGGCGATCGATCCGACCGCGATCGGCGACGCGCTGGATCGCGCCGTCGGCAAGCTCGGCTGA
- a CDS encoding cryptochrome/photolyase family protein, translating into MAGTTAALILATQQFAHHPAYEDPDIDAFLFVESAPRFEALPYHRHKIVLLLAAMRHTAARLEAEGRTVHRIELSEDLGFAAGVERLVQRHGIERLAWMSATDRGVDERLLRLCTRLGLHSRRYEDALFLTTAADIDAWFAEHPRTPMEDFYRWQRRRTGILMTGDTPAGGRWNFDADNRKPLPRGGIDIPGLRHPSPDAITAQVIAEVSERFPGHPGDAGLFWLPVTPEQSRSHLRRFVRERLEDFGPYEDAMAADEPFLFHAVVSPLLNIGLLTVEEVVEAVTGSPGAPLASVEGFVRQVIGWREYMRGMYRAHPDLERANELRLTKRVERWWCTGRGVPDDLPVPVRTVLERVHHWGYAHHIERLMVLGNWFLLQGYAPRQVNRWFLALFVDAYPWVMVPNVMGMSQYADGGLVGTKPYVSGGAYLQKMGSWWGSAREARESAFTDAYWRFLEDNEDVLSSNPRLSLPLAQLRQRRDAAR; encoded by the coding sequence ATGGCGGGCACCACGGCAGCGCTGATCCTCGCGACGCAGCAGTTCGCGCACCATCCGGCGTACGAGGATCCCGACATCGACGCCTTCCTGTTCGTCGAGTCGGCTCCCCGCTTCGAGGCGCTGCCCTACCACCGGCACAAGATCGTGCTGCTGCTGGCGGCCATGCGGCACACGGCGGCCCGGCTCGAGGCGGAGGGACGCACCGTCCATCGCATCGAGCTGTCGGAGGACCTCGGCTTCGCCGCCGGCGTCGAGCGCCTCGTGCAGCGGCACGGGATCGAGCGGCTCGCATGGATGAGCGCCACCGACCGCGGGGTCGACGAGCGGCTGCTGCGGCTGTGCACGCGCCTGGGACTGCACTCGCGGCGGTACGAGGACGCCCTCTTCCTGACCACGGCGGCCGACATCGACGCCTGGTTCGCCGAGCACCCGCGCACGCCGATGGAGGACTTCTACCGCTGGCAGCGCCGCCGCACCGGCATCCTGATGACGGGCGACACCCCGGCGGGCGGGCGCTGGAACTTCGACGCCGACAACCGCAAGCCGCTGCCGCGCGGCGGGATCGACATCCCCGGGCTGCGGCATCCGTCTCCCGATGCGATCACCGCGCAGGTCATCGCGGAGGTGTCCGAGCGGTTTCCCGGCCACCCGGGCGACGCCGGGCTGTTCTGGCTGCCGGTCACCCCGGAGCAGTCGCGATCGCACCTGCGGCGGTTCGTGCGCGAGCGCCTGGAGGACTTCGGACCGTACGAGGACGCCATGGCGGCCGACGAGCCGTTCCTGTTTCACGCGGTGGTCTCGCCGCTGCTGAACATCGGGCTGCTCACCGTCGAGGAGGTCGTCGAGGCGGTGACCGGATCGCCGGGTGCACCGCTGGCGTCGGTGGAGGGGTTCGTGCGGCAGGTCATCGGGTGGCGGGAGTACATGCGGGGCATGTACCGGGCGCACCCCGATCTGGAGCGCGCGAACGAGCTGCGGCTGACCAAGCGCGTGGAGCGCTGGTGGTGCACCGGCCGCGGAGTGCCGGACGACCTCCCGGTGCCGGTGCGCACCGTGCTCGAGCGTGTGCATCACTGGGGCTACGCCCACCACATCGAGCGCCTGATGGTGCTGGGCAACTGGTTCCTGCTGCAGGGGTACGCGCCGCGGCAGGTGAACCGGTGGTTCCTGGCCCTGTTCGTCGACGCGTACCCGTGGGTGATGGTGCCGAACGTCATGGGCATGAGCCAGTACGCCGACGGCGGTCTCGTGGGCACGAAGCCGTATGTGTCCGGCGGCGCCTATCTCCAGAAGATGGGGTCGTGGTGGGGATCCGCCCGGGAGGCCCGTGAGTCGGCGTTCACCGACGCGTACTGGCGGTTCCTCGAAGACAACGAGGACGTGCTGTCGAGCAACCCCCGCCTGTCGCTGCCGCTGGCGCAGTTGCGGCAGCGGAGGGACGCCGCGCGCTGA
- a CDS encoding TerC family protein — protein sequence MNITPLVWIITIAVTIAFFVYEFFAHVRKPHEPSIGESARWSAFYIGLALLFGVGIGVVTGWTYGGEYYAGYLTEKALSIDNLFVFLIVMTGFAVPKIYQQKVLMIGIVIALILRGIFIAVGAALIENFSWIFYLFGALLLFLAYRQAFSHGEADPAQGRFMSFVRRHLPVSDEYNGDRLTVVKAGRRFVTPMLLVIIAIGFVDLIFAVDSIPAIYGLTEEAYIVFTANAFALMGLRQLYFLIGGLLARLVYLAQGLAVILAFIGVKLVLHAMHVNELPFINGGEPMLWAPEIPIWFSLLFIAATIAVATAASLLKTRGGRRPAPHPPLAAEDEASALRSEESAVRSKRKVP from the coding sequence TTGAACATCACCCCGCTCGTCTGGATCATCACGATCGCGGTCACGATCGCGTTCTTCGTCTACGAGTTCTTCGCGCACGTGCGCAAACCCCATGAGCCGTCCATCGGCGAGTCAGCGCGGTGGTCGGCGTTCTACATCGGGCTCGCCCTCCTGTTCGGCGTCGGCATCGGCGTCGTCACGGGCTGGACCTACGGCGGCGAGTACTACGCGGGATACCTCACCGAGAAGGCGCTGTCGATCGACAACCTCTTCGTCTTCCTGATCGTCATGACGGGATTCGCGGTGCCGAAGATCTACCAGCAGAAGGTGCTGATGATCGGGATCGTCATCGCCCTGATCCTCCGCGGCATCTTCATCGCCGTCGGCGCCGCGCTCATCGAGAACTTCTCGTGGATCTTCTACCTGTTCGGCGCGCTGCTGCTCTTCCTCGCCTACCGGCAGGCCTTCTCCCACGGCGAGGCCGATCCCGCGCAGGGCAGGTTCATGTCGTTCGTGCGCCGCCACCTCCCGGTCAGCGACGAGTACAACGGCGACCGCCTCACCGTCGTCAAGGCCGGCCGACGCTTCGTCACGCCGATGCTGCTCGTGATCATCGCGATCGGATTCGTGGACCTCATCTTCGCGGTCGACTCGATCCCGGCGATCTACGGACTCACCGAAGAGGCCTACATCGTGTTCACCGCGAACGCGTTCGCGTTGATGGGACTGCGTCAGCTCTACTTCCTCATCGGCGGCCTGCTGGCGCGCCTGGTCTACCTCGCCCAGGGCCTCGCGGTCATCCTCGCGTTCATCGGCGTGAAGCTGGTGCTGCACGCGATGCACGTCAACGAGCTGCCCTTCATCAACGGCGGCGAGCCGATGCTCTGGGCTCCCGAGATCCCCATCTGGTTCTCGCTCCTGTTCATCGCCGCCACCATCGCGGTGGCGACCGCCGCGAGCCTCCTCAAGACCCGGGGCGGCCGGCGTCCGGCGCCGCACCCGCCGCTGGCCGCCGAGGACGAGGCATCCGCGCTCCGCTCGGAAGAATCCGCGGTCCGCTCGAAGAGGAAGGTGCCCTGA
- a CDS encoding TerC family protein, which yields MDIPFWAWLAVLGAIIAMLAVDLVAHRKAHVIGVREAAAWSAFWVATGVGFGVVVWWVWGPESGQQYFAGYLIEKSLAVDNVFVWAIIFAAFAVPREYQHRVLFLGVLGALLFRGLFIAAGSALIENFSWVLYVFAALLVYTGWRMFRSRNEHVHPERSRILRLFRRFVPMTDAYYGQRFLIRRAGAVVATPLLAVLVLVELTDIVFAVDSIPAIFAVTTEPFLVFTANAFAILGLRAMYFLLADLVHRFVYLKLGLSAVLIWVGVKMLLLDVVKIPTSVSLAVVATIIAVAVAASLRATRGQGRRTVEAAPAGAFRIADEAEMAQAQPLLRRRREGAMRR from the coding sequence GTGGACATTCCCTTCTGGGCCTGGCTCGCCGTCCTCGGCGCAATCATCGCGATGCTCGCGGTCGACCTCGTGGCTCACCGCAAGGCGCATGTCATCGGGGTCCGCGAAGCGGCAGCCTGGTCGGCGTTCTGGGTCGCCACCGGCGTCGGCTTCGGCGTCGTGGTGTGGTGGGTGTGGGGCCCGGAGTCGGGCCAGCAGTACTTCGCCGGGTACCTCATCGAGAAGTCGCTGGCCGTCGACAACGTCTTCGTCTGGGCGATCATCTTCGCCGCGTTCGCGGTGCCGCGGGAGTATCAGCACCGCGTGCTCTTCCTCGGTGTCCTGGGGGCCCTCCTCTTCCGCGGCCTGTTCATCGCCGCAGGCTCCGCCCTCATCGAGAACTTCTCCTGGGTGCTCTACGTCTTCGCCGCCCTCCTCGTCTATACGGGCTGGCGGATGTTCCGCTCGCGCAACGAGCACGTGCATCCGGAGCGGTCGCGCATCCTGCGACTCTTCCGCCGCTTCGTGCCGATGACCGACGCGTACTACGGTCAGCGGTTCCTCATCCGCCGAGCGGGCGCCGTCGTGGCGACTCCCCTGCTGGCCGTGCTCGTGCTGGTCGAGCTCACCGACATCGTCTTCGCGGTGGACTCGATCCCCGCGATCTTCGCGGTGACGACCGAGCCCTTCCTCGTGTTCACCGCCAACGCGTTCGCGATCCTCGGCCTGCGGGCGATGTACTTCCTGCTCGCCGATCTGGTCCACCGCTTCGTCTACCTGAAGCTGGGCCTGTCGGCGGTGCTGATCTGGGTCGGCGTGAAGATGCTGCTGCTGGACGTGGTGAAGATCCCGACCTCGGTGAGCCTCGCCGTCGTAGCGACGATCATCGCGGTCGCCGTCGCAGCGAGCCTCCGCGCCACGCGCGGGCAGGGCCGCAGGACGGTCGAGGCGGCGCCCGCCGGCGCGTTCCGCATCGCCGACGAGGCGGAGATGGCCCAGGCGCAGCCGCTCCTTCGCCGTCGGCGGGAGGGGGCGATGCGCCGATGA
- a CDS encoding sensor histidine kinase — MRERLVLAFVALAVGIIALYGIPRAYIVADLIQTSEERRVVRLADFLAVLMAEREAEADVTAEFLEPLLIEGEHIVYVDAEGNRVQAGEAPRPDDIVSTADVEGGGSVQFGRSDDVISGRVQEAVMPVIVIGFALLAVSAAAAVLLARRLSQPFTRLAAVARGLGEGTLDRESEDLRIPEARAIDQALRTSASTLEQRIRREHEFAANASHQLRTPITALRLELEDLSLWPETPPAVREQLEHALREIDRLSEAIAELLEMARGGTPGADAWTPLAPMLTHAADRWAAQAAARNRDIRVDAARVATVDAPAPTAQILDVLLHNALQHGVGKVSVSATPAKGYVTVSVADEGPRPAGNAVFQRTPGKSTAGGEGIGLALSAELAEALGGHLLLDASPTTRFSLILPQKHAE; from the coding sequence ATGCGTGAACGCCTCGTCCTCGCCTTCGTGGCCCTCGCGGTGGGGATCATCGCGCTGTACGGCATCCCGCGCGCGTACATCGTCGCCGACCTGATCCAGACCAGCGAGGAGCGGCGCGTGGTGCGCCTCGCCGACTTCCTCGCCGTGCTGATGGCCGAACGCGAGGCCGAAGCAGACGTGACCGCGGAGTTCCTCGAGCCGCTGCTCATCGAGGGTGAGCACATCGTCTACGTCGACGCGGAGGGGAACCGCGTGCAGGCGGGCGAAGCGCCGCGACCGGACGACATCGTCTCGACCGCCGACGTCGAGGGGGGCGGCTCGGTGCAGTTCGGCCGCTCCGACGACGTGATCTCCGGGCGGGTGCAGGAGGCGGTGATGCCGGTCATTGTCATCGGATTCGCGCTCCTGGCGGTCTCGGCCGCCGCGGCCGTCCTGCTGGCGCGACGCCTCTCGCAGCCGTTCACCCGCCTGGCCGCGGTCGCGCGGGGGCTCGGCGAGGGAACGCTCGATCGCGAGTCCGAGGACCTGCGGATCCCCGAGGCCCGCGCGATCGACCAGGCGCTGCGTACGAGTGCGTCGACGCTCGAGCAGCGGATCCGCCGCGAGCACGAGTTCGCCGCCAACGCCTCGCACCAGCTGCGCACCCCCATCACGGCGCTGCGGCTGGAGCTCGAGGACCTCTCACTGTGGCCCGAGACGCCACCCGCGGTGCGCGAGCAGCTCGAGCATGCACTCCGCGAGATCGACCGGCTCTCCGAGGCGATCGCCGAGCTGCTTGAGATGGCGCGGGGCGGAACGCCGGGGGCGGACGCCTGGACCCCCCTCGCGCCCATGCTCACACACGCCGCCGACCGCTGGGCTGCGCAGGCGGCGGCGCGCAACCGCGACATCCGCGTCGACGCCGCCCGCGTCGCCACGGTCGACGCCCCGGCGCCGACGGCGCAGATCCTGGACGTCCTGCTCCACAACGCCCTGCAGCATGGCGTCGGGAAGGTCAGCGTCTCGGCGACGCCGGCGAAGGGCTACGTCACGGTGAGCGTGGCCGACGAAGGACCCCGCCCTGCCGGCAACGCCGTCTTCCAACGCACCCCGGGGAAGAGCACGGCGGGTGGCGAGGGCATCGGGCTGGCGCTCTCCGCGGAGCTCGCGGAGGCGCTGGGCGGGCACCTGCTGCTGGATGCGTCGCCCACCACGCGCTTCTCGCTGATCCTGCCGCAGAAACACGCGGAGTGA
- a CDS encoding alpha/beta hydrolase-fold protein, with amino-acid sequence MTEVDNVVPDVYRFAVPNSAIQPATGITGSVVAVEGNFAPGKTWTTLNMGASGGSWTSTIGPLEPGLYYYQYSARPSWGEDAIPFRNPASPQEVTSKPTWNTLFVDGPGAEWLADAPDGGNLEPLTYSSKVTGGERSALVWTPPGYDENRAEPYPVLYLLQDEGQSYREWVELGRLQQILDNLTLDGNAEPMVVVMGDGEVDGIRDEVVKNLLPAAEAAFNVSSDGEDRAIAGIGRGADQALSLLVDATKEFSNVGSFSADLQGNLGNGSGKISKGKAKQINDATDLIRLYVGNVTDPDYNATVSLADKLGAAGVEFQSDGSDPETGGTWDTWQKNLHDFAQRVFQDAGDTGPSEGHLPLEPHSLPAPGTTPTPWIDENGVVTFETGTEFADANNVTVWGNFGPAGSWPRTPMTKQDDGRWRLTMPVEAGSYYYKFVVEGSDRKDTTNPTTVLSEPNWSTFQVPGDETLRGEYTTPVAPEARGNVEVMNYTSTASGNPVRSAYVWTPPGYDPDRAEAYPVFYLQHGGGQTWTDWIEVGFAAQILDNHYAKGNIVPMVVVMANGNGVNFPNEITQRITVAAEEQYNVSSEGEHRALAGLSMGSGATLTTLWAHPGEFAYISGMSAFGSVPAGADVAAINEGTKLLRIYSGDVQDFTYGATLSLISSMTARGVEHEFAPIIPGPHSWDVWQKSLIDLLPRLFRG; translated from the coding sequence GTGACCGAAGTCGACAATGTCGTCCCCGACGTCTACCGGTTCGCGGTCCCGAACTCGGCGATCCAGCCGGCGACAGGGATCACCGGCTCCGTCGTCGCGGTCGAAGGCAACTTCGCGCCGGGCAAGACCTGGACGACTCTGAACATGGGAGCCAGCGGAGGCAGCTGGACCTCGACCATCGGCCCGCTCGAGCCGGGTCTGTACTACTACCAGTATTCGGCGCGGCCGTCGTGGGGTGAGGACGCCATTCCCTTCCGCAATCCCGCCAGCCCTCAGGAGGTGACCTCCAAGCCGACGTGGAACACCCTCTTCGTCGACGGCCCGGGCGCTGAGTGGCTCGCCGACGCACCGGACGGTGGCAACCTCGAGCCGCTCACCTACTCGAGCAAGGTCACGGGTGGCGAGCGCTCGGCGCTGGTGTGGACACCGCCCGGCTATGACGAGAACCGCGCGGAGCCGTACCCGGTCCTGTACCTGCTGCAGGATGAGGGTCAGAGCTACCGCGAGTGGGTCGAGCTGGGCCGGCTGCAGCAGATCCTCGACAACCTGACCCTCGACGGAAACGCCGAGCCGATGGTCGTCGTGATGGGCGACGGCGAGGTCGACGGCATCCGCGATGAGGTCGTGAAGAACCTCCTTCCGGCCGCGGAAGCCGCATTCAACGTCTCCAGCGACGGAGAAGATCGCGCGATCGCCGGCATCGGGCGCGGGGCCGACCAGGCACTCAGCCTTCTGGTCGACGCCACGAAGGAGTTCTCGAACGTCGGCTCGTTCTCAGCCGACCTGCAGGGCAACCTGGGCAACGGCAGCGGGAAGATCAGTAAGGGCAAGGCGAAGCAGATCAACGACGCGACCGACCTCATCCGCCTGTACGTCGGCAACGTCACCGACCCGGACTACAACGCGACGGTGAGCCTCGCCGACAAGCTCGGCGCGGCAGGCGTCGAGTTCCAGTCGGACGGCTCCGACCCGGAGACCGGTGGCACGTGGGACACGTGGCAGAAGAACCTGCATGACTTCGCGCAGCGCGTCTTCCAGGACGCCGGTGACACCGGTCCGAGCGAGGGCCACCTTCCGCTCGAGCCGCACTCCCTGCCGGCGCCCGGCACGACCCCCACGCCGTGGATCGACGAGAACGGCGTGGTCACCTTCGAGACCGGCACGGAGTTCGCCGACGCGAACAATGTGACGGTGTGGGGAAACTTCGGGCCCGCCGGCAGCTGGCCGCGGACGCCCATGACCAAGCAGGACGACGGTCGCTGGCGTCTGACGATGCCGGTCGAGGCGGGTTCGTATTACTACAAGTTCGTCGTGGAGGGGTCGGACCGCAAGGACACCACCAACCCGACGACGGTGCTGTCGGAGCCCAACTGGAGCACGTTCCAGGTGCCCGGCGATGAGACGCTGCGCGGTGAGTACACGACGCCGGTTGCACCCGAGGCTCGCGGCAACGTCGAGGTCATGAACTACACGAGCACCGCGAGCGGCAACCCTGTGCGCTCCGCCTACGTGTGGACGCCCCCGGGATACGACCCCGATCGCGCTGAGGCCTACCCCGTGTTCTACCTCCAGCACGGCGGCGGGCAGACGTGGACGGACTGGATCGAGGTCGGCTTCGCCGCCCAGATCCTGGACAACCACTACGCCAAGGGGAACATCGTCCCCATGGTGGTCGTCATGGCCAACGGCAACGGCGTGAACTTCCCCAACGAGATCACGCAGCGCATCACGGTGGCAGCCGAGGAGCAGTACAACGTCAGCAGCGAAGGCGAGCACCGCGCACTGGCGGGCCTGTCGATGGGCTCCGGGGCCACGCTGACCACGCTCTGGGCGCACCCGGGCGAGTTCGCGTACATCAGCGGGATGTCGGCGTTCGGCAGCGTTCCCGCCGGTGCGGACGTCGCGGCGATCAACGAGGGGACCAAGCTGCTGCGCATCTACTCCGGTGACGTCCAGGACTTCACCTATGGAGCGACGCTGAGTCTGATCAGCAGCATGACGGCCCGCGGTGTCGAGCACGAGTTCGCTCCGATCATCCCGGGTCCCCACAGCTGGGACGTGTGGCAGAAGTCGCTGATCGACTTGCTGCCGCGCCTGTTCCGGGGCTGA
- a CDS encoding ABC transporter permease: MRTRDLVRTATRNAFRSRLRTTLTVLSLFVGAFTLTLTTALGAGVNDYVERQVSTLSSGDVLLVSPAAAADSTEGPNEFDPDGRQQAGAANPLTAGTLLNEDDVEAIAGMDGVRSVEAVSQVQVDWVEASGTADATRFEIDINPTSSIGRSDLVAGAQLDQDSTAYELVIPEDYVAVLGFDDADAAIGERVTLGFSDAERAEHQLEATIVGVARTSLFAAGAGANAALVEELADAQSVPGQPRAWPLAVAYLEGSGEGGAVTADDVAAVKKQLADADLAGQTVEDQLGVVQTVINGIIGVLSAFAIVALIAAAFGIVNTLLMSVQERTREIGLMKAMGMSNGRVFGLFSLEAVVIGFLGSALGAVAAVAVGSALAASLSQTVLADLPGLQILLFEPAGVAVVIVVIMVIAFVSGVLPARRAARQDPIESLRYE, encoded by the coding sequence ATGAGAACGCGCGATCTGGTGCGCACTGCGACCCGCAACGCCTTCCGCAGCCGGCTGCGCACCACACTGACGGTGCTGAGCCTGTTCGTCGGCGCTTTCACCCTCACCCTCACCACGGCGCTCGGCGCGGGCGTCAACGACTACGTCGAGCGCCAGGTGTCGACCCTGAGCAGCGGCGACGTGCTGCTCGTGAGCCCCGCCGCCGCGGCCGACAGCACCGAGGGTCCGAACGAGTTCGACCCCGACGGGCGGCAGCAGGCAGGCGCTGCCAACCCGCTCACGGCCGGCACGCTGCTGAACGAGGACGACGTGGAGGCGATCGCCGGGATGGACGGCGTCCGGTCGGTCGAGGCGGTCAGTCAGGTGCAGGTCGACTGGGTCGAGGCCTCCGGCACCGCCGACGCCACGAGATTCGAGATCGACATCAATCCGACTTCGTCGATCGGCCGGAGCGATCTCGTGGCGGGCGCGCAGCTCGACCAGGACTCGACCGCGTACGAGCTCGTGATCCCCGAGGACTACGTCGCCGTCCTCGGCTTCGACGACGCGGACGCGGCGATCGGCGAGAGGGTGACCCTGGGCTTCAGCGACGCCGAGCGGGCGGAGCACCAGCTCGAGGCCACCATCGTCGGTGTGGCGCGGACCAGTCTCTTCGCCGCCGGAGCGGGCGCCAACGCGGCCCTCGTCGAGGAGCTCGCCGACGCTCAGTCGGTGCCCGGCCAGCCTCGCGCGTGGCCGCTCGCGGTCGCCTATCTCGAGGGATCGGGCGAAGGTGGCGCGGTGACCGCCGATGACGTCGCGGCGGTCAAGAAACAGCTGGCGGACGCCGACCTCGCCGGGCAGACGGTCGAGGATCAGCTCGGCGTCGTGCAGACGGTCATCAACGGCATCATCGGCGTCCTCAGCGCCTTCGCGATCGTCGCACTCATCGCGGCGGCCTTCGGGATCGTCAACACCCTGCTGATGAGTGTGCAAGAGCGCACCCGAGAGATCGGGCTGATGAAGGCGATGGGAATGTCGAACGGACGCGTGTTCGGGCTGTTCAGTCTCGAAGCGGTCGTGATCGGATTCTTGGGCTCGGCGTTGGGCGCGGTGGCGGCGGTCGCCGTCGGCTCCGCGCTGGCCGCGTCGCTGTCACAGACGGTGCTGGCCGATCTCCCGGGCCTGCAGATCCTGCTGTTCGAGCCGGCGGGCGTGGCGGTCGTCATCGTGGTCATCATGGTCATCGCGTTCGTCTCCGGAGTGCTCCCGGCTCGCCGCGCGGCCCGCCAGGACCCCATCGAGTCGCTACGGTACGAGTGA
- a CDS encoding PPOX class F420-dependent oxidoreductase, whose amino-acid sequence MRELSSAGFAFVRERHLATLSTIAPWGGIHSVPVGFTLHGGILRIITSRDSQKVRNVLRDAAATITQVDGARWLSFPGTATVHDDPDEVALAVSLYAGRYRQPRVNPKRVAIHLVPSRLMGSSGLLED is encoded by the coding sequence GTGCGGGAACTGTCGTCGGCCGGATTCGCGTTCGTGCGCGAGCGCCATCTCGCCACGCTGTCGACGATCGCTCCGTGGGGCGGCATCCATTCCGTCCCCGTCGGGTTCACGCTCCACGGCGGCATCCTCCGGATCATCACGTCGCGCGACTCCCAGAAGGTGCGCAACGTCCTGCGAGACGCCGCGGCCACCATCACCCAGGTCGACGGCGCGCGGTGGCTCAGCTTCCCCGGCACCGCGACCGTGCACGACGACCCTGACGAGGTCGCGCTCGCGGTCTCGCTGTACGCCGGGCGGTACCGTCAGCCACGGGTGAACCCCAAGCGGGTGGCCATCCACCTCGTGCCGTCCCGTCTGATGGGCAGCAGCGGGCTGCTCGAAGACTAA
- a CDS encoding helix-turn-helix transcriptional regulator codes for MAHWTFLTHHAHVLLAVAVDSDATIRDIADEVGISRRRAIAILNDLVDEGYVKREQRGRGNHYTLRVDMPLRHPSNAGHSVGELIAALTVAR; via the coding sequence GTGGCGCACTGGACCTTCCTCACCCATCACGCGCACGTGCTGCTGGCCGTGGCCGTCGACAGCGACGCGACGATCCGCGACATCGCCGACGAGGTCGGCATCTCCCGGCGGCGCGCCATCGCGATCCTCAACGACCTCGTCGACGAGGGCTACGTGAAGCGCGAGCAGCGCGGGCGCGGCAATCACTACACCCTCCGGGTCGACATGCCGCTGCGGCATCCGTCCAACGCGGGCCACTCGGTCGGCGAGCTGATCGCCGCCCTCACCGTCGCCCGCTGA
- a CDS encoding ABC transporter ATP-binding protein, with protein MSGTPNEERALNGPPVLQARSVTRNYGGGDSAFHALRGVDLDVRRGESLAIVGKSGSGKSTLMHLLALLDRPTSGQIMVEGTDAATLRPRELNALRNATFGFVFQQFFLASGQSVFENVSLPLVIAGVPAAERRHRTMAALDALGIADKAANRAVDLSGGQKQRVVIARALVGEPSVIFADEPTGNLDSATGRQVEEILFGLQRERGITLVVVTHDRELAGRCERAATIADGLITADAATTAGALGVSR; from the coding sequence ATGTCTGGCACCCCGAACGAAGAGCGAGCACTCAACGGTCCGCCCGTTCTGCAAGCCCGCTCCGTCACCCGTAACTACGGCGGGGGCGACAGCGCATTCCACGCCCTCCGGGGCGTCGACCTGGACGTCCGCCGGGGCGAATCCCTGGCGATCGTCGGCAAGTCCGGCTCGGGCAAGTCGACTCTGATGCACCTGCTCGCGCTGCTGGACCGACCGACGTCGGGCCAGATCATGGTGGAGGGGACGGATGCCGCCACCCTTCGCCCCCGCGAGCTCAACGCCCTGCGCAACGCGACGTTTGGCTTCGTCTTCCAGCAGTTCTTCCTCGCGTCCGGGCAGTCGGTGTTCGAGAACGTCAGCCTCCCCCTCGTCATCGCCGGTGTGCCGGCGGCCGAGCGGCGGCACCGCACCATGGCGGCGCTGGACGCACTGGGAATCGCCGACAAGGCCGCGAACCGCGCGGTCGATCTGTCCGGCGGGCAGAAGCAGCGGGTGGTCATCGCCCGCGCGCTCGTGGGCGAGCCGTCGGTGATCTTCGCCGACGAGCCCACCGGCAACCTCGACTCGGCCACCGGCCGGCAGGTCGAGGAGATCCTCTTCGGTCTGCAGCGGGAGCGCGGCATCACGCTGGTCGTCGTGACCCATGACCGCGAGCTCGCCGGTCGCTGCGAGCGGGCGGCCACCATCGCCGACGGCCTGATCACGGCGGATGCCGCAACCACCGCCGGCGCGCTGGGGGTGTCCCGATGA